From a single bacterium genomic region:
- a CDS encoding nucleoside-diphosphate kinase encodes MANVRHERTLILIKPDGVQRALTGEILGRLERAGLKIVALRMVRAERATLERHYPSNEDWVRTIGGKTKEAFETYGWDVKARMGTDDALEIGRRVRGWLIDFMMTTPIVAAVFEGVHAVSVTRKLVGATLPVFANPGTIRGDFATDAPTVANEAQRPVRNLIHASGTVEEAEQEIGLWFKPAETHRYPRADEAVMFGAG; translated from the coding sequence ATGGCCAACGTCAGGCACGAACGCACCCTGATTCTCATCAAGCCGGACGGCGTGCAGCGCGCGCTGACCGGCGAAATTCTGGGCCGGTTGGAGCGGGCCGGCCTCAAGATCGTCGCGCTGCGGATGGTGCGCGCGGAGCGCGCGACCCTCGAGCGCCACTATCCGTCCAACGAGGACTGGGTGCGGACCATCGGCGGCAAGACGAAGGAGGCGTTCGAGACGTACGGCTGGGACGTGAAAGCGCGGATGGGCACCGACGACGCGCTCGAGATCGGGCGGCGGGTGCGCGGCTGGCTGATTGACTTCATGATGACGACGCCGATCGTGGCGGCGGTCTTCGAGGGCGTCCACGCGGTGAGCGTGACCCGCAAACTCGTCGGCGCCACGTTGCCCGTCTTCGCCAACCCCGGCACGATCCGGGGCGACTTCGCGACCGATGCGCCCACCGTCGCCAACGAGGCCCAGCGGCCGGTCCGCAACCTGATTCACGCTTCCGGGACCGTCGAGGAGGCCGAGCAGGAGATCGGACTGTGGTTCAAGCCCGCGGAGACCCACCGGTATCCCCGCGCCGATGAAGCGGTGATGTTTGGCGCCGGCTGA
- the ggt gene encoding gamma-glutamyltransferase, with protein sequence MAEWKQGRSAVLAQRGMVVTDHPLASAAGLAVLEQDGNAIDAAVCVSAVLGVVLPMMNGVGGDTFATYYDAGTGRVTTLLGSGAAPKAATPAWFAAHGHTGMPLRGMLSPSVPGAVDAMAVALARWGSGRFTLDRLLAPAIHYAESGFPLSERVASWFAESEDLLRRHPSSARIYLPDGRAPRVGDILVQRDLARSLRTIAADGPRALYEGPLADRIAAYMRGHGGLMTREDLAAHRSEIADPVAAPYRDLVVHTTPPPSQGFVLLEMLNILAGDDLGALPWGSADAVHLAVEAKKLAFADRLAYVGDPRFVANPLDRLLDPAYAKGRRAALDLRRAIDAAVPGALPEAAGDTTAFAVADRHGDVVSWITSISSAFGCGEVVDGTGILLNNRAGRGFSLVPGHPNLIAPGKRTMHTLMAFIATRGGRPALAWATRGGDAQAQWDFQVLMNLTAYRLNVQDAVERPRWFSFPSTDPETVGAPFELRMEAGFPAETYEELRRRGHRVITPRPGIGGVQAIEVDAERGVYAGGSDPRADGCAIGC encoded by the coding sequence ATGGCGGAGTGGAAACAGGGACGCAGCGCGGTGCTGGCGCAGCGCGGCATGGTGGTCACCGACCATCCCCTCGCGTCGGCCGCCGGCCTCGCGGTCCTCGAGCAGGACGGCAACGCGATCGATGCCGCCGTTTGTGTCTCCGCCGTGCTCGGCGTGGTGCTTCCGATGATGAACGGCGTCGGCGGCGACACGTTTGCGACGTACTACGACGCCGGCACCGGGAGGGTCACAACGCTCCTCGGCAGCGGTGCGGCGCCGAAGGCCGCCACCCCCGCGTGGTTCGCGGCCCACGGGCACACCGGGATGCCGCTGCGGGGGATGCTGTCCCCGTCTGTGCCGGGCGCCGTCGACGCGATGGCGGTCGCGCTCGCGCGGTGGGGCAGCGGCCGCTTCACCCTCGACCGCCTGCTCGCGCCGGCGATCCACTACGCGGAGTCGGGTTTCCCGTTGAGCGAGCGCGTGGCGTCGTGGTTCGCCGAATCCGAAGACCTGCTGCGGAGGCATCCGTCGTCCGCGCGCATCTATCTGCCGGACGGCCGGGCGCCCCGGGTGGGCGACATTCTGGTGCAGCGAGACCTCGCGCGCTCGCTGCGGACGATCGCCGCGGACGGTCCGCGCGCGCTCTACGAGGGACCGCTCGCGGATCGGATCGCGGCGTACATGCGCGGGCACGGGGGATTGATGACCCGCGAGGACCTGGCCGCACACCGGTCGGAGATCGCCGACCCGGTCGCGGCCCCGTACCGCGACCTCGTCGTGCACACGACGCCGCCGCCGTCGCAGGGCTTCGTGCTGCTTGAGATGCTCAACATCCTCGCCGGAGACGACCTCGGCGCTCTCCCTTGGGGATCCGCCGACGCCGTGCACCTCGCCGTCGAGGCGAAGAAACTCGCCTTCGCGGACCGCCTCGCCTACGTCGGCGACCCGCGCTTCGTCGCCAACCCGCTCGACCGGCTGCTCGACCCCGCCTACGCGAAGGGCCGCCGCGCGGCCCTCGATCTCCGGCGTGCGATCGACGCCGCCGTGCCGGGCGCCCTGCCGGAGGCCGCGGGGGACACAACGGCGTTCGCCGTCGCGGACCGGCACGGCGACGTCGTCTCGTGGATCACCAGCATCTCGTCGGCGTTCGGCTGCGGCGAGGTCGTGGACGGGACCGGCATTCTACTGAACAACCGCGCCGGCCGTGGCTTCAGTCTGGTGCCCGGCCACCCGAACCTGATCGCCCCCGGCAAGCGGACGATGCACACGCTGATGGCCTTCATCGCGACGCGCGGCGGCCGGCCGGCGCTCGCCTGGGCGACGCGGGGCGGCGACGCGCAGGCGCAGTGGGACTTCCAGGTGCTGATGAACCTGACGGCCTACCGGCTGAACGTGCAGGACGCGGTGGAGCGACCGCGCTGGTTCAGCTTCCCCTCGACCGATCCGGAAACGGTGGGCGCGCCCTTCGAGCTGCGGATGGAAGCCGGCTTTCCGGCGGAGACGTACGAGGAGTTGCGGCGCCGCGGCCATCGTGTGATCACGCCGCGCCCCGGCATCGGCGGTGTGCAGGCGATCGAGGTCGATGCGGAGCGCGGCGTCTACGCCGGCGGGTCGGACCCGCGCGCCGACGGCTGCGCGATCGGTTGCTAA
- a CDS encoding A/G-specific adenine glycosylase gives MRAARRIAASPAARRTFCRRLLAWYARSGRDLPWRRTRDPYRVLVSEIMLQQTQVSRVIPKYREWLRRYPSLETLAAASAGEVREAWYPLGYNIRPLRLRAIARTVVRRHGGRLPRSRDGLLALKGIGAYTAGAVLSFAFGEDAAILDTNVRRLLTRVWVGAGRPVGDRALWELAERLLPRGRAYDFNQALMDLGATICTARRPRCEACPLATTCASYPL, from the coding sequence GTGCGCGCGGCGCGGCGCATCGCGGCGTCCCCGGCGGCCCGCCGTACCTTTTGCCGGCGCCTGCTCGCCTGGTACGCGCGGTCCGGCCGCGACCTGCCGTGGCGGCGCACCCGCGACCCGTACCGCGTGCTCGTCTCGGAGATCATGCTCCAGCAGACGCAGGTGTCGCGCGTCATTCCGAAATACCGTGAATGGCTTCGCCGCTATCCCTCGCTCGAGACGCTCGCCGCCGCGTCCGCGGGCGAAGTCCGCGAGGCGTGGTACCCGCTCGGCTACAACATCCGCCCGCTGCGGCTGCGGGCGATTGCGCGGACGGTCGTGCGGCGCCACGGCGGCCGCCTGCCGCGCAGCCGCGACGGCCTGCTGGCGCTCAAGGGCATCGGGGCGTACACTGCCGGCGCGGTCCTCAGCTTCGCGTTCGGCGAGGACGCGGCGATTCTCGACACCAACGTCCGGCGGCTTCTAACGAGAGTCTGGGTGGGCGCCGGCCGGCCGGTCGGCGACCGCGCGCTCTGGGAGCTCGCCGAGCGGCTGCTGCCGCGCGGCCGCGCCTACGACTTCAATCAGGCGCTGATGGACCTCGGCGCGACGATCTGCACGGCGCGGCGGCCGCGCTGCGAAGCGTGTCCGCTCGCGACGACGTGCGCGTCGTATCCGCTTTAA